AGGGGATGGAATCGAGGATGGCCTCGTACCAGAAGGCCTTGTCCACCACGATGTCGAAGGCGGTGTTCAGGTTTTTGGCCGCCTGTCCCACCTCGTCGCCCGAGGTCACGGCGAGGCGGGCGGTGAAGTCCCCGCCCGCAAAGCGCCTGGCCGCCTCGACGATGCGGGCCAGGGGCCTGGTGACGATGACCCTGGAGAGCAGGAAGACCAAGGCCAAAAGTACCAGCAGGCCCAGGCCTCCAGCCGCAAAGCTCATGTTCACGCTGCGCTGGGCGTCGGCCAGAAGGGCGTCCAGAGACACGGTCAGGACCATGCTCCAGGGGGTGTCGGTTTCGCCGATGGTGAAGGGCGACAGGTAATAATAGGAGGTCTCCCCCGTGGCCAGGGACTTGTTTTCCTCCACGCGGGCCTTTCCCGCCCGGACGTCTTTGTCCCGGGCCGTGGCGTCGGCCCGCACGTCGAGAATCTTCTTGCCCACGAATTCGGCCTTGGGATGGGCCACATAAGTGGTGTCATTGGAGAACAGGAAGGCATAGCCCTCTCCGAAGGGCTTGATCCCCAGGACGATCTTCTTGATGAGCTCGGTGCTGATGTCCACCCCGGCCACACCCACGATCTTGCCGTTTTGGCGGATGGGCGCGCACAGGCTGACGAGCATGGTCTTCTGGCCGCCCACGGTGTATTCCACCGGGTTCATGACCACGTCCTTTCCAGAACGCAGCGGCTTGACATAATAGTCGTTTTTCCCGGCCGTGTCGTAGTCCGTGCAGGGCTCCAGATGGACGCCGCCCACCCGGTTCCAGTAGGGCACGAAGCGTCCCTTGGCGTCGCTGCCGTCTGCGCCCGCGTTTTCCCCGTCCAGCCCGTCCAGGGCGTTTGGTTCGAACACGGTCCATACCCCGAGAAAATCCGGATTATGTTCGAGCAGGCCGCGCAGCATGTTGCTCACCCGGGCCCGCCGCGTCTCCGGAGGCATGTCGTCCATGAAGGCCAGGGCCTGGGCCACCCCCCGGGCCGCGTTCAACCCTTCGTCCAGTTCGGCCTTGATGATGGCCCCGCTGGCGGCGGCCTCCATCTTGACCGCTTCCTCCACCCGGAGTTTGGCCGAATTGTTTAAAGTCCTGGCGAAATACAGGGTGGTCACGGCCAAAATGATCGTCACCACCAGCCCCACGCACAACGACAGCTTGAGCCCGATTCCCATTTTTTGGAACATGCGAGTCCGCTCCCTGCAAGCACGGTTGGCGCGCGGGCGGAACGGACCCGAAAGCGCGGTTTCAAACGGAAGAGAAGAGGCTTTTTACCAGTATATACGGCACCCCGGGTTTTCTTTCAATCCCCGGGAGGGTTATTTCTCCATGGTAAAGAAAAAAACAGGCTTACAGGGGAAATATAAACGTCAACGGACGATATCGCAAGGTGTATAATCGAAGCATGCACACCTGTTTCAGAAAGGCGGGAGCGGCCGGAAAAACGAGGAAAAAACGGAAAAATGCATGTGGCGTGCACTCGTAAAGGTGCGCCGCAGCCGCTTCCCCTGGGACTTGCGGGAAAAAACGGTCGGGCGGCTGAAAGCCGCATCAGTTCCAGAGTTCCTGTTCTTCCTCCTCGGTCAGGGCGTCGGATGCGTCGGGGCCGCCTGGCGCGGCAGGCCTCTTGCCGGTGCGGGGTTTGGCGGGCCGGATGTCGAAACCCGTGAGGTAGGCCCCGTAGGCGAAGCCTTCCCGGCCATCTGCAGTGCGGACCCTGATCCAGTTCTCCTGGCGTTCCAGAACCGTCACCATTTCGTCCCGATCCAGACCGCCGATCACGGCGCTTTTGGACGACGGCCCCTGCCGCAGGTTCAGGCCCTGGATGGTCACCCGTTCGGTGCGCGGCGAAGGGGAGGCTACGGGGGCTGGCGTCGGGGAGGCGGGCTTGGTTCCGATACTCACGGAGCAGGCGGGAAGGATGGCCAGGGCCAGGAGTAAGGCCAGAAGCGGCGTCAGGGTGCGGCGGGGCATGATCCCTCCTTGCGGGCGTTTTCTATGGGAGGGCATTGGCCGAGTCGGCAGGCCGCCTCGAGATCCCGGCACATGTCTGATGGGCGTCCCAGACTGGCGAGCAGCTTGGCGCGCCGGATAAAAAGTCCGGGATTGCCGGGGTCCAGAGCCACGGCCTGGTCGTAGGCCGAAAGGGCCTCTCCGGGGCGGCCAAGGGCAATCAGGCACAGGCCGCGCATGGAGTGCACGGCGGCCTGGGCGTCGCCTGCGGCCAGGGCCTGATCATAGTCCGCCAGGGCTTCGGCCGGGCGGCCCAGGAAATAACGGGCATGGCCCCTGGCGACAAAATATTCGGCCCGGCCGGGGGCCAGGGCCAGGGCCGCGTCGAGTTCCTTCTCGGCCTTGGCGTAACGTTTGGCCCGGCCGTGCGTTTTGGCGGCTTCATGATGCCGGGCGGCCCGGCGCAGGGCATCGGCGGCGGCGTCCGTAACGCCAGGCCCGGGAGGGGCCTCGGCCGCAGCAGGGGGCGGCGGGGCCTCGTCACCCGGCGGGGCGGCCGGGGGGGCCGTGGCGGCGTCATCGTCCTTCGGGGCCGCAGGAGGCGGCTGACGCCGCGCGGCATCGGCAAAGGCCGCCAGATCGCGGAAAAGGCGCTTGGTGGCGTCAGAAATCCCGGACAGGCTGGCCGGGCCCATGGCCACCCCGGCCCACAGGATGCGGCCGGTCTCCACGTCGATGAACCGGGCGTCGATGCGCGTCTTGCCGTCTTCTTCGGCCACGGAGCCGCTGACGATGGCCGTGGCCCCGGCCATGGCCCCCACCTTGAGGGCCGCCGAGGTGTAGGTCAGGCCCCGCTCCCCGAATTCCAGTTCTTCCAGCAGGCGGCTGATGATCCGCCGTTCCACCACCTCGAACCGGCCGGAATTGACCGCCGCCGTGGTCAGCATCTCCGAAACCAGACGGCCTTTTTCGCTGTTCCGGGCCTTGGCCGTGACCGGTTCGAATTCGAGAATGGCGATTTTTTGCCGGTCGGCGGCCCGGAATGTCGCGCCAGAAGACGGGCTCTCGGCCTCGGCGGCCTGCGCCGGGGCAAGGGGGACCGCAAGCAGGCCCAGAAGGAGGAAGAGCAGAAAAGCGGATGCCCGCGGCATGGAGCAGACGCCTCCTCGGGCAAAGCCGTGTCGGCCCTGCCTGCGGTATTTGCCACGGGCCGTAGCGCGCGGCTGTGTGACCATCGGCTTTTCTTACGCAGTGCAGGGAGGCTTGGTCAATGCCCGCGCGGGGACGACGATTCATTCTCGCCGAGGTCCAGGACGGCGAACGGCTTGGTCAATGCCCGCGCGGGAACGGCCCTGGCGGCGGGCTGGAAAAAGCGAGGTTCACCGTCCGGGGCCGGGGGCGTTTGCCGTGAACAGGGCGTCGCCCGAGGCCAGTCGGCCCTTGGCGTCGGAAAAGGGATCGTAGAGGCCCTCGAAGGCAAAGCCGTGGGCGGCCAGGAACTCCCGCAGTTCGGGGAAAAGCGGTTGCCCGTCGTAGAGCGGGTAGAAGGCGGTCTCGGCCAGGATGAGCGCCGCCCGGGGCAGGATGCCCACGGCCCCTTGCAGGGCGGCCAGTTCATAGCCCTGCAGATCGAGCTTGATGATGTCCGCGCCTTGCGGCAGGGCCGCATCCAGCCGGACCACCGGGACCGTCACCCGGGCCGTCTGGCGGATGTCCTGGTCGGCATATTTCTCATGGATGCCCGTGGGCGGGAGCATGGAGGACAGGGTGCGGCGGCTTAAGACCGTCAGCTCGGCCGTAGCCGCCTGCGGCCCCAGGGCGCAGGCCTGGACGACGACCCGGGCGTCTCCCAGATAGCGTTTTTCAAGCTTGCGGGCCAACTCCGGCAGGGGCTCGAAGGCCGCCACCCGGGCCCGGGGGAACAGCTCCAGAAAGCGGGCCGTGGTGCGGCCCTTGTTGGCCCCGCCGTCCACAATCACGGGGTCTGCGGCGGGGCGCAGTTCGGCCAGCCGGTCCAGGGGCGGGGTGTCGTGCACCAGGGCGGGGTCGAGATCGTGGAACATGGGGCGTGGCATGGCGAGGGGGCGGGATCCGGTCAGGACGTGCCGCCGGAGGCGTCTTCGGGCTGGTCCGAGGCGTGGGCATGGGGAAAAAGGGGCAGCGTCAGGGTGAACACGGCCCGGCCCGCATCGTGGGCATAGGCCAGGGAGCCGCCCATGTCCTGGGCCAGCCGTCTGGCCAGGGCCAGTCCTGGGCCGGTCCCGCTTTCCTCGAAGGGCAGAAACAGCCGCTCGGGCTCCCTGGCCGGTTGGGCCTCGGGGTAAGCCACGGTCAGTCGGGAAAAGGTGTCGTCGGACCAGGCCGTCACGTCCATGGTCCCGCCCCGGGGCATGTGCGCCGCGCCGTGGCGCACCATGGCCGTCACCACCTGGCCCAAAAGCAGGGGGTCTTCCTCCACGGCGGTGACGGCCCGGGAAAAATCCGTGCGGCACACGACGTCGCGGCCGACGAGTTCGGGGGACAGGGCCTCCAGAACCTGGGCGATCACCCCGCCCATTCCCAGGCACACCGGATGCTGGTCCGCCGGTTGCAGATAGGTCCGGATGCGGTCCACCAGGGCCTCCAGGCGGGCCGCCTCGGCCAGGATGATCTCGGTCTCGTGGGCCTCGGGGTGGCGGTCGTGGAGCCTTTTGGCGAACCCGGCGATGGAGAACAGGGGGTTTCGGATTTCATGGGCCACTTCGGCGGATATGGCCCCCAGGGTCTTGAGTTTTTCCTGCTGCACCATGAGCCGCTCCAACTCCACCCGGTCGGTGATGTCGATGAGCAGGCCTTCCACCAGCATGCCGTCGCCCTCGGGGGCCTCCGTGGCCGACATGACCTTGAGGATGCAGTGCGTGATGGTTCCGTCCGGGCGTAGAAAGCGGCAGTCGAGGGACAGGGGGCGGGAAACCCCGGAAAAAGCCTGGCCGATGACGTCGCGGATGGCCTGGCGGTCGTCGGCGTGGGCCTGTTGCACGAACCAGCCGGGAACCGCCAGGGCTGTGGCCCGGGACTGGCCGAACATGGCGCGGCAGTTTTTATTGACGAATTCCAGTGTCAGATCCGGGCGCAGGGCGAAGACCAGAAGCGGCAGGTTCTGGACCAACTCGAAATAGCGGGCCTCGGCCCGCAGCATGCGCCGCTGGGTCTCGGCGGCGGTGATGGCCGCCTGGGCGGCGTGGTCCAGCAGTTCGTAGCTTTCGATGGGTTTGACGATGAAGTCCGTGGCCCCGCGCCGGAAGCTCTCCACCACGTCGCGCACCTCGCCCCGCCCGGAGATGACCACCACCGGCGGAGGGTCGGCGACATGGGCCAGTTCGGCCAAAAATCCGAATCCGTCCAGCACGGGCATGCGCAGGTCGAGCAGGATCAGGTCCGGCCGCTGTTTCTCCAACAGACCCAGGGCCTGACGGCCATTTTCGGCCTGGGCCGTCTGGTATCCCGAATGGGAAAGCCACAGGGAGACGCTTTCGCGCAGGGTGGGATCGTCGTCGACGATCAGGACCAGGGGACTTTTCACGCGCGCTGGGCATCCTTGTGGAGGTGTGGGAACGGGACGGCCTGTGCCTTTTATGCCGGGTTGCCGGGGAAACGGCAAGGGGGCGGCCGCCGTCGGTCGGCTGTCGCCCCGGGTGGTGTCGCCGTGGTGGCATCGGACAAGAATGTTGCATGCCGAAATCCGGCGTGTCTGTGAAAATTATGTTGCAAAAATGTCAAAATTTACCTATACGCACTCCACCCGAACGGCGCCGGTGGGCGCGGCGCGGACATCGCTTCTCGTTTTCAGGACAGACGATGCCCGTGACCCCCGGAGCCTGTGCAGGGGAAACACGGCCGCGCGGCGGCCAACACTTTCAAGGGGGGGTTATCTATGAATGCGGCGGATACGGGATTCATCCTCATCTGCGCAGCCCTGGTCATGTTCATGACCCCGGGGCTGGCTCTTTTCTACGGCGGCATGGTCCGGGCCAAAAACGTCCTGGGAACGGTCATGCACAGCATGGTCATCCTGGGCGTCGTCTCCATCGTCTGGGCCGTCATCGGTTACACCTTGTCCTTTGGCTCGGACATCGGCGGCCTCATCGGCGGCATGGACTTTTTCGGCCTAAACGGCGTGGGCGTCGAACCCAAAGCCGGCGTGGACAATCTGCCGCACCTGGCGTTCATGATCTTCCAGTGCATGTTCGCGGTCATCACCCCGGCGCTGATTACCGGCGCGTTCGCCGAGCGCATCAAGTTTACCGGATTTTTGCTGTTCACCATCCTGTGGGTCATTTTCGTCTACAGCCCCATGTGCCACTGGGTGTGGGGCGGCGGCTGGCTGGCCGGACTCGGGGCCCTGGACTTCGCCGGAGGCGCCGTGGTGCATATGAGCTCCGCCGCCTCGGCCCTGGCCTGCGCCATCTACCTGGGCAAACGCTCGGGCTACGGCAAGCAGCCGTTTATGCCCCACAATCTGCCCCTGACCGTGCTCGGCGCGGCCATCCTGTGGTTCGGCTGGTTCGGCTTCAACGCCGGTTCGGCCCTGGCCGCCAACGGCCTGGCCGCCAGCGCCTTCACCACCACCCACATGGCCGCTGCGGCCGCCGCCATCGGATGGATGGTCGTGGAATGGATCCATCGCGGCAAACCCACCACCCTGGGCTTCGTGTCCGGCGCGGTTGCAGGCCTTGTGGCCATCACCCCGGCCGCCGGATTCGTCACCGTCATGCCCGCCATCGTCATCGGCCTTTTGGCCGGCGGCATCTGCTACGGCGGCGTCCTGCTCAAGCATCTCTTCGGCTACGACGACTCCCTGGACGTGGTGGGCATCCACGGCCTGGGCGGCACCTGGGGCGCGCTGGCCACCGGTCTTTTCGCCACCAAGACGGTCAACGAACTGGGCAATAACGGCCTGTTTTTCGGTAATCCCGGGCAGTTGTGGATTCAGTTCATATCCGTGGTGGCCACCTGGGCCTTCTGCTTCGTCATGACCATGATCCTGCTCAAAGTCGTGGACGTCGTAACAGGCATTCGGGTAAGCTCCGAGGACGAAAACAAGGGGCTTGATGTCTCCCAGCATTCGGAAGTGGGTTACCAACTCTAGGCCCCTCAAGGAGCAGCATCCCATGAAAAAGATTGAAGTCATCACCCGGCCTTATAAGCTCGATGAAGTCAAGGAAGCCCTGACCACCGCCGGAATCAAGGGCATGACCGTCTCCGAGGTCAAAGGCTTCGGCCGTCAGCGCGGGCACACCGAGGTCTACCGCGGCGCGGAATACCAAGTCGATTTCGTGCCCAAGGTCAAAATCGAACTGGTGGTCGAAGACGCCCTGGCCGCCGAGATCATCAAGACCATCCAGAACGCCGCCCGCACCGGCGAGGTGGGCGACGGCAAGATCTTCGTCTCCCATATTGAAGACGTGGTGCGCATCCGCACCGGCGAGACCGGCAACGCCGCCGTCTAAGACAAAGTCCCCGGGAGAGGGCGCCGCCCTCTCCCGGACCCTCTCCCGCCGGGGGGAATCATTCCCCCCGGACCCCCCGAACGGGGTTTCTCATACGGCCAGGGGCCTGGGAGCATGCTCCCAGGCCCCTGGCCGTATGAGAAACCGGTGCGGGGCGCAGGCGGGCGTGCTCCACCGGAGCGAAGCCGTCGGAGGCCATAAGCACCCATGACCATTCCCGATCATCTGCCCCAGAGCGCCCGGGCCTTCGCGGCCTCGCGCCAGGCCCTTTTCGCCGATCTCGACGCCGGGAGGACCGGCGCCGGGTTCGTGGCCGCCCTGTCGGATCTGGCCGACCGCTATTTCGGCGAACGGCTGGCCGAATTCGGCCGCGGCGCCAGAGGAGGCGGGGAATTTTCCCTTGTGGCTGTCGGCGGCTACGGGCGGCGGGAACTGTGTCCTTTCTCGGATCTGGACGTGCTGCTGCTGTTTCCCGGAGAGCCGCCCGGGTGGGCCGGGGAACTGGCCCGGTTTCTGTTTTTTCCCCTGTGGGATTTGGGCCTCGAGATCGGGCACGGGGTGCGCGGCGTGGACGCCTGCCTGGATCTGGCCCGAAGCGATCATCAGGTCTTGGCGTCGTTTCTGGACGCCCGGCATCTGTGGGGCGACGTCCGGGTCTTCGCAGAGCTTGCCGCGCGCATGTCCCGGGAGGTCTTCCCCGAGCGGCGGGCGGCCTTCGCCCTGTGGCTGGCCGAGGCCAACATCGGCCGCGGCCGGGTGCACGGCGAGGCCGGGGCGCTCCTGGAGCCGCAGCTCAAGGAGGGCCTGGGGGGGCTTCGCGACGCGCATCAGGTGCGCTGGCTGTCGCATCTGGCCGATCTGGCCGGGGGCTATCAATCCCCGGCGGCCGAGGCGTTCGCGGCCTTGTCCCGTGATGCGGCGTTCCTGCTTGTGGTCCGCTGCCATCTGCACCGTATCGGCAACCGCAAGTCCGACAAGCTGCCCTTCGAGGTCCAGGAGCACATCGCCGCCAGACTGGGCTTTACGGAAAAAGACGGGGCGCTTGGGGTGGAGGTGTTTCTGGCCGAGCTTTTGCGGCGCATGTCCCGGGTGAAAAATCTGCGCGAGGCCTTGTGGCCGGGGCTGGCCGTGGCCCTGGGGGCCCTGTCCGACCGTCCCCCGGAGGTGGTGGGCGACGGCGTGGCCAAGGGGCCGTCCGGGCTGGATTTCGCCCCGGGGCTGAGCGATGCCCAGGCCTTTTCCCGGTTGTTTCTGCTTTTCGGCACGGCCGTGCGCACGGGCGAGCCCCTGGCCTTTTCCGCCGTGCGCCGGGCTCGGGAACTGGCTTTTCGGCACGGGGACCGGCTGTGCGCCGACCCGGCGGCCCTGGCCTCCCTGGTGGGCATCCTGGCCGCCGACGCCTCGGGCCGGGTGGCCGAGGCCCTGTTCGAATCCGGGGTGCTGTCGGCCATGCTGCCGGAATTCGCCCGGGTGGGGCATCTGGTCAAATTCGACCTGTACCATGTGCATCCCGTGGGCCGACACAGCCTGGAGGCCGTGCGGCGGCTGGCCGAGGCCGGGGCCTTTCCCGAGAGCCGCTACCATGCGCTTTTTACCAGCGTGGCCCACCTGGACCGCTTGATCCTGGGCGCGCTGTTTCACGACATCGGCAAGGGACTTGGCGGGGAGCACGCCGAGAAGGGGGCGGGCATCGCCCGGTCGGCCCTGGCCCGGTTCGGCGTGGACCCGGAGACCGTGGAGGAAGTGGCCTTTTTGGTGCGCGAGCACCTCTTTCTGGCGGACACGGCCTCGCGCCGCGACCTGTCCGACCGCGACGTGGCCGCCGCCTGCGCTGCCCGGGCCGGGACCATGGACCGCCTGAACATGCTATTGCTTTTGACCTATGCCGATGCCCGGGCCACAGGGCCGTCCGCCTGGACGGGATGGAAGGAAAGCCTGGTCTGGGAGCTGTACCGGCGCACGGCCCGAATGCTTTCCGAGGGCAACCTTTTCGACGAGCACGACGCCGGACGCATGCTGCGCACCCGGGACCGGGTCCGGGCCGCCGCCCGGGGGATCATGCCCGAGGCCGAGGTCGAGGCCTGTCTGGACCAGATGCCGCCGCGCTATCTGATCATCCTGGATGTCGCCGACATCACCCGGCACCTGGGGCTGGTGGCCAGGTTGCGCCAGGAGGCCAGGGATCTGGCGGTGCGCCTGCCCCGGGGCCGGGCCGGGGCGGCAGGGGAAGAGGCTGCCGGATATGCCCCGGGGGCGGTGGTCTTGGAGGCCCGGCCCGCGCCCGGGGGGGCCGGGCATGAGCTCACGGTGGCGGCCATGGAGACGCCGGGGCTTTTCGCGGTCCTGGCCGGGGTCTTGGCCCTGCATGACGTGAACATCCTGTCGGCGGAGGTGTTTTTGTGGGGGGACGGCACGGCCATCTACGTCTTCGGGGTGTCGGACCCGCCGGACGCCCTGTATGCCGAGGAGTTGTGGACCCGGGTGGGGGGGGCGGTGCGCTATGCGCTTTTGGGCAGGCTGGCCCTGGAATACCGCCTGGACCAGAAACGTCGGTCGCCTCTCGCCTGCCGACAGGGACAACCGGGAGGGCCGGTGGCCGTGCAGGTGGAAAATAAGACCTCGGCCCTGTATACGCTCATTGAGATTTCGGCCCCGGATCGCCTGGGGCTTTTGTACGACATCGCCCATGTCATGGCGGGCCTGCGCCTGGAGGTGCGGCTGGCCAAGGTGGACACCCTGGGGGAGCGGGCCCGCGACGTGTTCTACGTGCGCGGGGCCGACGGCAAAAAGATCGAAGACGAGGGGCAGGCCCGGGAGATCGAGGCCGCGCTCATGCACCGGCTGGGGTGTTGACGCCGACGGATTGACCCGCGCCCGGGACGCTCAGACCGTGCCGAATCTGGATGCCGCCGGGGCCGGTGCGCCGCGCAAAAGCCCTTCGGTGCTCAAATCCTCGTCGATGTCCGGCCAGTGGATGCCGTAGCCGCCCCCGCAGATCTCGAAACGCTGCCGGGCCGATTCCTTGGCGGACAGCAGCCGGGGATACCAGGCCAGAGGGACCGAGATGGTCCGGCCGTCCATGAGGTCCACCACCAGGCTATCCGGAGTCATGCGGACCTCCTTGACCCGTTCATCGGCCGCGGGCGCCAAAATACCCATGCCATGCCTCCTTGAGATGTGCCTTGTGGGTTTCCACGAATTCGTGCAGCCGCCGGAGCTCCTGCGGAGAGAAACCGAAATTTCTGGCCAGGCTGACGGGCTCCAGCCAGAATTTGGCCGACAGTGCGCCTCGGTCCACATGCACATGCCCGGGTTCGTTGGGCTCATGGCTGAAGAAATAATACCGGTAGGGGCCGTCGCGCAAGACTGTGGGCATGATGTCCTCGCCGAGTGGCGTGGTGCGCCGGGCAAGAGTCGTTTTTTTACCCCATGCCTCAATTCGCGGGCCGGGGCAATCGCAAGCGTTCATTCCTGCGAGGCCGCCCGGGCCGTCTTGACGCCGCCCCGGCCCGCCGGATACATGACGGACCATGAGCGCATGCCGCCGTCCGGCGGCCATTTTGGAGGTGATCCATGGACCAGGCTGAATCCAGCGACGCCCAGCCGCGTATGCCCCGTATCGGCGAACCAGCCCCGGCTTTCGAGGCCGAAACCACCCAGGGCGATCTGCGCCTGGACGATTACGCCGGAAGCTGGTTGGTTTTTTTCTCCCACCCGGCGGATTTCACCCCGGTATGCACCACGGAATTTCTGGCCTTCGCCAAGCTGTATCCGGCATTCAAGGAAAACGGCTGCGAGCTTTTGGGCCTGTCCACGGATTCGGTCTATTCCCACATCGCCTGGGTGCGCAACATTGAGACCGTCTTCGGGGTCAGGATCGCCTTCCCCATCGTGGCCGACGCCGGGCGCGAGGTGGCCCGGGCCTACGGCATGATCATGCCTGCGGAGTCGGGCACCGAGGCCGTGCGCACGGTGTTCGTCATCGACGACCGGCAGATTGTGCGCGCCGTGCTCTCCTACCCCATGACCACCGGCCGCAGCGTGGACGAGATTTTGCGGCTGGTCCAGGCCCTGCGGGCCACGGACAGGCACGGCGTGGCCACCCCGGCCGGTTGGCTGCCCGGGGACAAGGTCATCGTGGCCCCTCCGCGCACCCAGGAGATGGCCGAGGAACGCGTGAAGGCCGGTGATCCGGATTGCCGGGACTGGTATTTCTGCCTGAGAACCCCGGGGTGATCTGTATTTTGTTTGTATTTTAAACTTTTTCTAGATGTTGAACGTAGGATTACTGCCATTTCGTAGACCATATTTGCCTTCCTAAAGCAACACAAGCTGAATGTATCCCAGCTAAATCTGGAGAGCTTGCCAGAAAGTCAGACAAAGAATGCAAGTATTTATGAGGAAGAAATATTTGAGAAGTGTAGTCAGTGCAGAAGTATTAATAGTCCCCGATTATATATGATTGTATAGCTGGGCGGAGTGCTTAGTGATCGATAAAATTGTATTTACAATTGACAGTTGCTCAGAAAATGGCGATGAATTTGGGTTAAATGAAGCAATTGAATGCTGCTACAACTATCTTGATAGCTTGAATGACTGTGATTGTGATGTGCCCTTGGTGCATTATTTCGTCGCTAATGCATATTCGGCAATAAGGGACATCGAAAAGAGTAGAGGGAATATATCTGACTGGGATTGGGAGAATGACGCGCGAAGCAAGGAATTACTACATCTTAGAAAATGTATCTCGAGTAGTTCATTCAAACAATTAGATAAAACTAGGCAGTGCCAAGCTCTTACAAACTTAGCAAATTTGCTCAGTAACACCGGACGACCAATACAGGCCATAAAAATATGGAATAGAGCAATCGAGGTAGACAGTTTTTTTTCAATGGCAATTTTCAACAAGGCCCTTGGGCTACATTCATATGCCGGGTTATTGTTTGATGATGGCCATAAGTTTTTGTTTTTTCAAGAGATATATAAGATATATCGCCTTGCAAACGAGCCAAAATATTTATTTGGTCTCGAGCAATTTTCAGCCAAGTCCATCACTGGAATGGCTTCTGAATTCTGTACATGGTGGAGTTCGAACAAAAGTGAAATAGCAGAACAACTTAAAATGTATCATAATTATATAAGTGACTATGATGAAAGCCTGGGAAACTCAAAAGAGGAAGTTGCTTACAGAAATTGGTGTCTGGAACATATTCTATTTATTAATCCCCTCAACGATCTCGGCCGCTACAAACTTGCAGGTCGGGATATATGTTTTATCCCGTCAATGACTCTTAAAGTTGGCGAAGGCCCTTTTTTGCAAGCACTATATCAGCAAATGGTTCATGAATATGGATCATCCCGGTATCTTTTTTATCAAGCATTGCAAAACAAACGCGATTCTCATTTTTGCATGTCTGACATATTTTATGTGGATACATCCGATAGCCCTCAGCATGGTTATTGGATTGATATGATAAAGGCATCGTTTAAAATTATTTATGGAATATTTGACAAAATTGGAACTTTTATCAGTAAATACTATACAGTAGAGTCTAAAGCAGTTTACTTCAAGACAATTTGGTATAAAAAACAAAAAAAAGA
Above is a genomic segment from Desulfolutivibrio sulfodismutans DSM 3696 containing:
- a CDS encoding DUF2442 domain-containing protein, which encodes MGILAPAADERVKEVRMTPDSLVVDLMDGRTISVPLAWYPRLLSAKESARQRFEICGGGYGIHWPDIDEDLSTEGLLRGAPAPAASRFGTV
- a CDS encoding DUF4160 domain-containing protein — translated: MPTVLRDGPYRYYFFSHEPNEPGHVHVDRGALSAKFWLEPVSLARNFGFSPQELRRLHEFVETHKAHLKEAWHGYFGARGR
- a CDS encoding peroxiredoxin; translated protein: MDQAESSDAQPRMPRIGEPAPAFEAETTQGDLRLDDYAGSWLVFFSHPADFTPVCTTEFLAFAKLYPAFKENGCELLGLSTDSVYSHIAWVRNIETVFGVRIAFPIVADAGREVARAYGMIMPAESGTEAVRTVFVIDDRQIVRAVLSYPMTTGRSVDEILRLVQALRATDRHGVATPAGWLPGDKVIVAPPRTQEMAEERVKAGDPDCRDWYFCLRTPG
- a CDS encoding LA2681 family HEPN domain-containing protein, producing MIDKIVFTIDSCSENGDEFGLNEAIECCYNYLDSLNDCDCDVPLVHYFVANAYSAIRDIEKSRGNISDWDWENDARSKELLHLRKCISSSSFKQLDKTRQCQALTNLANLLSNTGRPIQAIKIWNRAIEVDSFFSMAIFNKALGLHSYAGLLFDDGHKFLFFQEIYKIYRLANEPKYLFGLEQFSAKSITGMASEFCTWWSSNKSEIAEQLKMYHNYISDYDESLGNSKEEVAYRNWCLEHILFINPLNDLGRYKLAGRDICFIPSMTLKVGEGPFLQALYQQMVHEYGSSRYLFYQALQNKRDSHFCMSDIFYVDTSDSPQHGYWIDMIKASFKIIYGIFDKIGTFISKYYTVESKAVYFKTIWYKKQKKENGLLDIFTAAENHVFRGLYWLSKDLMGDLDETNGSEFCVEPAARKIALLRNRMEHGYVRVIDENNHPSSLDSDFAMVITLDELVNKTYDLFSLVREALMCLAMAVNGEEINKTNSTDGHVFSIGLPISKNM